One window of the Rhizorhabdus dicambivorans genome contains the following:
- a CDS encoding ABC transporter ATP-binding protein: MVSLSIEALRVTLGSAEVLHGIDAAIAPGALVGVIGPNGAGKSTLARAITGLVVPAAGRVLIDGADVRTLARAALARRIAYLPQGQTVHWPLTVERLVALGRLPHLAPFSAVSAEDRMAIGRAMERADIGDLAGRIVTELSGGERARALIARALAVEATALIVDEPLAALDPGHQLQLMDLLKAEAAAGSLVIAVLHDLAMAARFCDRLLLIHEGRLVADGTPSAVLTAENLERCYHIRAWTGTIEDQAVVLPLSRS, from the coding sequence ATGGTGAGCCTTTCGATCGAGGCGCTGCGCGTCACCCTGGGCTCGGCGGAGGTGCTGCACGGCATCGACGCGGCAATCGCGCCGGGCGCACTGGTCGGCGTGATCGGCCCCAATGGCGCGGGCAAATCAACCCTCGCCCGTGCCATCACCGGCCTGGTCGTCCCGGCCGCCGGCCGCGTCCTCATCGACGGTGCGGACGTCCGCACCCTCGCGCGCGCCGCGCTCGCGCGCCGCATCGCCTATCTGCCGCAGGGTCAGACGGTCCACTGGCCGCTGACTGTCGAGCGGCTGGTCGCACTGGGCCGCCTGCCGCATCTAGCACCCTTTTCGGCGGTATCCGCCGAGGACCGGATGGCCATCGGCCGGGCGATGGAGCGCGCCGATATCGGCGATCTCGCCGGCCGCATCGTCACCGAACTGTCGGGTGGCGAACGCGCCCGCGCGTTGATCGCACGCGCGCTGGCGGTCGAGGCGACCGCACTGATTGTCGACGAGCCGCTCGCCGCGCTCGATCCCGGCCATCAGTTGCAGCTGATGGATCTGCTCAAGGCCGAAGCGGCGGCTGGCAGCCTTGTGATCGCGGTGCTCCACGACCTCGCCATGGCGGCGCGCTTCTGTGACCGGCTGCTGCTGATCCACGAGGGCCGGCTGGTCGCCGATGGCACCCCCTCAGCCGTGCTGACCGCCGAAAATCTGGAGCGCTGCTACCATATCCGCGCCTGGACCGGCACGATCGAGGATCAGGCGGTGGTCTTGCCGCTTTCCCGGTCCTGA
- a CDS encoding glycosyltransferase family 2 protein translates to MTSETTGAITVAMQPDIAVILPCYNEEAAIGATIADFRAALPSARIYVFDNNSSDRTVEVARAAGAIVRTERMQGKGHVVRRMFSDVEADIYVMADGDATYDAAAAPALIQMMLDERLDMVVGARKSEVEEAYRRGHRFGNKLLTGILARLFGRTFSDILSGYRVFSRRFVKSFPVLSAGFEIETEISIHALELQMPVGEVVTQYGARPEGSVSKLSTYRDGWRILRTIASLFRLEKPVLFFGSIGAALALLAIVLAIPLAITYAQTGLVPRLPTALLSTGLVILAVLNWFCGLILATVVRGRREVRRLAYLSFAAPGDQDRESGKTTA, encoded by the coding sequence ATGACAAGCGAAACGACCGGGGCTATCACCGTCGCCATGCAGCCCGATATCGCCGTGATCCTGCCCTGTTACAACGAGGAGGCGGCGATCGGCGCGACGATTGCGGATTTCCGCGCCGCGCTGCCTAGTGCGCGCATTTATGTGTTCGACAACAATAGCAGCGACCGCACCGTCGAGGTCGCGCGGGCCGCCGGCGCGATCGTCCGGACCGAGCGGATGCAGGGCAAGGGCCATGTCGTGCGTCGCATGTTCTCCGACGTCGAGGCCGACATCTATGTGATGGCCGATGGCGATGCGACCTATGATGCGGCTGCCGCACCCGCGCTGATCCAGATGATGCTCGACGAGCGGCTCGACATGGTCGTGGGCGCGCGCAAGTCCGAGGTGGAGGAGGCTTATCGGCGCGGACATCGCTTTGGCAACAAGCTGCTGACGGGAATATTGGCTCGTCTGTTCGGCCGAACTTTTTCCGATATTCTATCGGGTTATAGGGTTTTTTCACGACGCTTTGTGAAAAGTTTCCCGGTGCTGTCGGCGGGGTTCGAGATCGAGACCGAGATCAGCATCCATGCCCTGGAACTGCAGATGCCGGTCGGAGAGGTCGTCACCCAATATGGCGCGCGGCCCGAAGGGTCGGTCTCCAAGCTGTCGACCTATCGCGATGGCTGGCGCATCCTGAGGACGATCGCCAGCCTGTTCCGGCTTGAAAAGCCCGTGCTGTTCTTCGGATCGATCGGGGCCGCGCTGGCGCTGCTCGCCATCGTCCTGGCCATCCCGCTCGCCATCACCTACGCTCAGACGGGCCTGGTGCCGCGCCTGCCTACCGCGCTGCTGTCGACCGGGCTCGTCATCCTGGCGGTGCTCAACTGGTTCTGCGGGCTGATCCTGGCCACGGTGGTGCGCGGGCGGCGCGAGGTGCGGCGGCTCGCCTATCTGAGCTTTGCCGCGCCCGGCGATCAGGACCGGGAAAGCGGCAAGACCACCGCCTGA
- a CDS encoding FecCD family ABC transporter permease — MTFRSPRLLLIALLALAALLLGVGSLLTGPTRFGSGEIAHILAGGGDPVLRAVLLELRLPRALLGLLVGAMLGLGGAVLQGYLRNPLAEPSVLGTSNAAALGAVVALYYGLSQAHPLALPLLAITGALLGLAPLLLLAGRAESPLSLILAGIAVGTLAGAGISLALNLAPNPFAAMEIMSWLMGSLEDRSFDHILLALPCIAVGAALLLWNARALDALTLGEEAAQTLGVNLGHLRLRLLVATAIGVGGAVAVSGAVGFVGLIVPHLLRPLTDRSPSALLIPSALGGAALLSAADIAVRLIPTEIELRLGVLTALLGVPVFLYHLVRERRLW, encoded by the coding sequence ATGACCTTCCGTTCCCCCCGCCTCCTGCTGATCGCCCTGCTCGCGCTCGCCGCGCTGCTGCTGGGCGTGGGATCGCTGCTGACCGGGCCGACCCGCTTCGGCAGCGGCGAGATCGCGCATATCCTGGCGGGCGGCGGCGATCCGGTGCTGCGCGCGGTATTGCTGGAGCTGCGCCTGCCGCGCGCACTGCTCGGCCTGCTCGTCGGGGCGATGCTGGGGCTGGGAGGCGCGGTGCTCCAGGGCTATCTGCGCAACCCGCTCGCCGAACCCTCGGTGCTCGGCACCTCGAATGCCGCCGCGCTGGGCGCGGTCGTGGCGCTCTATTATGGCCTGTCGCAGGCGCATCCGCTCGCCTTGCCCCTGCTCGCTATAACCGGCGCCCTGCTCGGCCTCGCCCCGCTGCTATTGCTCGCCGGCCGTGCCGAAAGCCCGCTGTCGCTGATCCTCGCCGGGATCGCGGTCGGCACGCTGGCCGGCGCAGGGATCAGCCTCGCGCTCAACCTAGCGCCCAATCCCTTTGCGGCGATGGAGATCATGAGCTGGCTGATGGGATCGCTCGAGGATCGCAGCTTCGATCATATCCTGCTCGCGCTGCCCTGCATCGCGGTCGGCGCGGCCCTGCTGCTGTGGAACGCCCGCGCGCTCGACGCGCTCACCCTCGGCGAGGAGGCCGCGCAGACGCTCGGCGTGAATCTCGGCCATCTCCGCCTGCGCCTGCTGGTCGCCACCGCGATCGGGGTCGGCGGCGCGGTCGCGGTGTCGGGCGCGGTCGGCTTCGTCGGGCTGATCGTCCCGCACCTGCTCCGCCCGCTGACCGATCGCTCGCCCTCGGCGCTGCTGATCCCCTCGGCGCTGGGCGGCGCGGCGCTGCTGTCGGCGGCGGACATCGCCGTCCGCCTAATCCCGACCGAGATCGAGTTGCGTCTCGGCGTGCTGACCGCGCTGCTCGGCGTGCCCGTATTCCTCTACCATCTGGTGCGCGAGCGGCGGCTATGGTGA
- a CDS encoding ABC transporter substrate-binding protein — MLRRALPFFLAAIALGGPAQAAPKRIVSLSPCADQYLLELADPGQIVALNRFARDPRISWGWRKAMRYPGIRGSAEEMLTLKPDLVFSSGFGTPAALAVLKSRHVKLVQLPWDDSFESIERTARLVAAEIGHPERGEALVATMRARLKALGPPPGRGRVAAYYQRRGYLTGQGTLIDEMMRRAGLVNLATRLNRPMLSYLSVEQMAVARPDILFVENGRTVRDKGTEMLQHPLLRRVIPPARHIDIGEALTTCGGPSYPDAMAAMVRGIRQADGMAK; from the coding sequence ATGCTCCGCCGCGCCCTCCCATTCTTCCTGGCAGCCATCGCGCTGGGCGGGCCGGCACAGGCCGCGCCCAAGCGCATCGTCTCGCTCAGCCCCTGCGCCGACCAATATCTGCTCGAACTGGCCGATCCGGGCCAGATCGTCGCGCTCAACCGCTTCGCGCGCGATCCGCGCATCTCCTGGGGCTGGCGCAAGGCGATGCGCTATCCGGGCATCCGGGGCAGCGCGGAGGAGATGCTGACCCTCAAGCCCGATCTGGTGTTCAGCTCGGGCTTCGGCACCCCGGCGGCGCTGGCGGTGCTGAAGAGCCGGCATGTGAAGCTGGTGCAGCTGCCCTGGGACGACAGTTTCGAGAGCATCGAGCGAACGGCGCGCCTCGTCGCCGCCGAGATCGGCCATCCCGAACGCGGCGAGGCGCTGGTCGCCACGATGCGCGCGCGGCTGAAGGCGCTGGGGCCACCGCCGGGGCGCGGGCGGGTGGCGGCCTATTATCAGCGGCGCGGCTATCTGACCGGGCAGGGCACGCTGATCGACGAGATGATGCGCCGCGCCGGCTTGGTGAACCTCGCGACCCGTTTGAACCGGCCGATGCTGTCCTATCTTTCGGTGGAGCAGATGGCGGTGGCCCGGCCCGATATCCTGTTCGTCGAGAATGGCCGAACCGTACGCGACAAGGGCACCGAGATGCTCCAGCATCCGCTGCTTCGCCGCGTGATCCCGCCCGCCCGGCATATCGATATCGGCGAGGCGCTGACGACCTGTGGTGGACCTTCCTATCCCGATGCGATGGCGGCGATGGTGCGCGGGATCAGGCAGGCGGATGGAATGGCAAAGTAA